One Rhizobium acidisoli DNA window includes the following coding sequences:
- a CDS encoding sarcosine oxidase subunit alpha family protein, which produces MTSFRLSSGGRIDRATTLGFSFDDKALAGHPGDTLASALLANSVQLVGRSFKYHRPRGILTAGAAEPNALVTTGSGGRTEPNTRATMIELYEGLAARSQNRWPSLGFDVGAVNGLLSPFLSAGFYYKTFMWPAALWEKLYEPVIRKAAGLGRASYEADPDTYEKCWAHCDLLVIGAGPAGLAAALTAGRAGARVILADEGPELGGSLLSHGTVEGKPADALLGELLAELESLSNVRRLPRMTVFGWYDDNVFGAVERVQKHVALPDPERPVERLWRIVARQAILATGAEERPLVFGGNDIPGVMMAGAMRSYLNRQAVAPGKSTVIFTTNDAGYRTAADLEAAGLAVAAIVDSRPDAGKGWQGRAEVLKGARVIDAFGGQRLRGVSVETTGGIRRIDADALAMSGGWSPIIHLACHRGGKPQWSDEAAAFLAPAAQDGLAVAGAAAGLAQTTACLGDGAAKAAAALKAIGFAAADPAFAAAPEAARGSKPLWSVKGSKGKAFVDYQNDVHLKDLGLAVREGYGHVELAKRYTTSGMATDQGKLSNINAIGILAEARGVSPAEVGTTTFRPFYTPVSFGALTGASRGKDFQPARKSPLHGWAKKNGAVFVEAGLWYRSSWFPRAGEATWRESVDREVLNIRKNAGLCDVSTLGKIEIFGRDAAPFLDRVYCNGFAKLAVGKARYGIMLREDGFIYDDGTTSRFSDEHFFMTTTTALAAGVLTHLEFCAQTLWPELDVCFASSTDQWAQMAVAGPKSRVILSEIVDEDISDAAFPFMSARKVSLFAGRLEGRLFRISFSGELAYELAVPAGYGESVADAIMAAGEKHGICAYGAEALGVLRIEKGHVTHAEINGTVTPGDLGFGRMISSTKPDFIGKAMLAREGLQDPERPRLVGVKPLNPASGFRTGSHILAEGAAATLENDQGYVTSSAFSPTLGHKIGLALVRRGPERIGEKVTVWNGLHNEYTDAVLCHPVFIDPENEKLHA; this is translated from the coding sequence ATGACGAGCTTCCGTCTTTCCTCCGGCGGCCGCATCGACCGCGCCACGACACTCGGCTTCAGCTTCGACGACAAGGCGCTCGCAGGCCATCCGGGCGATACGCTCGCCTCGGCGCTGCTTGCCAACAGCGTCCAGCTCGTCGGCCGCAGTTTCAAATATCACCGCCCGCGCGGCATCCTGACGGCGGGTGCGGCCGAACCGAACGCGCTGGTGACGACAGGCAGCGGCGGGCGCACCGAGCCGAATACGCGGGCGACGATGATCGAACTTTACGAGGGGCTGGCGGCAAGAAGCCAGAACCGCTGGCCGTCGCTCGGCTTCGATGTCGGCGCGGTCAACGGCCTGCTCTCGCCTTTCCTCAGCGCCGGTTTCTACTATAAGACCTTCATGTGGCCGGCAGCGCTGTGGGAAAAGCTCTACGAGCCGGTGATCCGCAAGGCGGCGGGTCTCGGCAGAGCCTCCTATGAGGCCGATCCCGACACCTACGAGAAATGCTGGGCGCATTGCGATCTGTTGGTGATCGGCGCCGGCCCTGCCGGCCTTGCCGCGGCACTGACCGCCGGCCGCGCCGGCGCCCGCGTCATCCTCGCCGACGAAGGCCCGGAACTCGGCGGCAGCCTGCTTTCCCACGGCACTGTCGAGGGCAAGCCGGCCGACGCGCTTCTCGGCGAGTTGCTGGCCGAACTCGAGAGCCTTTCAAATGTGCGCCGCCTACCGCGCATGACCGTTTTCGGCTGGTACGACGACAATGTCTTCGGCGCCGTCGAACGCGTGCAGAAGCATGTGGCGCTCCCCGATCCGGAGCGCCCGGTCGAACGGTTGTGGCGCATCGTCGCCCGCCAGGCGATCCTGGCGACAGGGGCAGAGGAACGGCCGCTCGTCTTCGGCGGCAACGATATACCAGGCGTGATGATGGCAGGCGCCATGCGCAGCTATCTCAACCGGCAGGCGGTGGCGCCAGGCAAAAGCACGGTGATCTTCACCACCAACGATGCCGGCTACCGCACCGCCGCCGATCTCGAGGCGGCCGGCCTCGCCGTCGCGGCGATCGTCGACAGCCGCCCCGATGCCGGCAAGGGCTGGCAGGGCCGCGCCGAAGTGCTGAAGGGCGCCCGGGTGATCGATGCGTTCGGCGGCCAGCGCCTGCGCGGCGTCAGCGTTGAAACCACAGGCGGTATCCGCCGCATCGACGCCGATGCGCTTGCCATGTCGGGCGGCTGGAGCCCGATCATCCATCTTGCCTGCCATCGCGGCGGCAAGCCGCAATGGTCGGACGAGGCCGCAGCGTTTCTGGCGCCGGCCGCGCAGGACGGTCTTGCCGTTGCCGGCGCGGCTGCCGGGCTTGCGCAAACCACGGCCTGCCTCGGCGATGGCGCCGCAAAGGCGGCCGCCGCCCTGAAGGCGATCGGTTTTGCAGCGGCGGACCCGGCCTTTGCCGCTGCCCCGGAAGCGGCTCGAGGCTCAAAGCCGCTCTGGTCCGTCAAGGGCTCGAAGGGCAAGGCTTTCGTCGATTATCAGAATGACGTGCATCTCAAGGACCTCGGCCTCGCGGTGCGCGAAGGCTACGGCCATGTCGAGCTTGCCAAGCGTTATACAACATCAGGCATGGCGACCGACCAAGGCAAGCTTTCCAACATCAACGCCATCGGCATTCTGGCTGAGGCGCGCGGCGTGTCGCCCGCCGAGGTGGGAACGACGACCTTCCGGCCTTTCTATACGCCGGTCTCCTTCGGCGCTCTGACCGGGGCATCGCGCGGCAAGGATTTCCAGCCGGCGCGCAAATCGCCGCTGCATGGCTGGGCTAAGAAGAACGGCGCGGTCTTCGTCGAAGCCGGCCTCTGGTACCGATCGTCCTGGTTCCCGCGCGCAGGCGAGGCGACATGGCGCGAGAGCGTGGACCGCGAAGTGCTGAACATTCGCAAAAATGCCGGCCTCTGCGACGTCTCGACCCTCGGCAAGATCGAAATCTTCGGCCGCGATGCCGCGCCTTTCCTCGACCGTGTCTATTGCAACGGCTTCGCCAAGCTTGCCGTCGGCAAGGCGCGTTACGGCATCATGCTGCGCGAGGACGGCTTCATCTATGATGACGGCACCACCAGCCGCTTCAGCGACGAGCATTTCTTCATGACGACGACAACGGCGCTTGCCGCCGGGGTGCTGACCCATCTCGAATTCTGCGCCCAGACGCTCTGGCCGGAGCTCGACGTCTGCTTCGCCTCCTCGACCGATCAATGGGCGCAGATGGCCGTTGCCGGGCCGAAGTCCCGCGTAATCCTTTCGGAGATCGTCGACGAGGATATCTCGGATGCCGCCTTCCCCTTCATGAGCGCCCGCAAGGTGTCGCTATTCGCAGGCCGCCTCGAAGGCCGGCTCTTCCGGATATCCTTCTCCGGCGAACTCGCCTACGAGCTGGCCGTGCCGGCCGGTTACGGCGAGAGCGTTGCCGACGCCATCATGGCGGCCGGGGAAAAGCATGGCATCTGCGCCTATGGCGCTGAAGCGCTCGGCGTCCTGCGCATCGAGAAGGGCCATGTCACCCATGCCGAGATCAACGGCACGGTCACCCCAGGCGATCTCGGTTTTGGCCGCATGATTTCCAGCACCAAGCCAGATTTCATCGGCAAGGCGATGCTTGCCCGCGAGGGCCTGCAGGATCCCGAGCGGCCGCGCCTCGTCGGCGTCAAGCCGCTCAACCCGGCAAGCGGCTTCCGCACCGGCTCGCATATCCTTGCCGAAGGTGCTGCGGCAACGCTCGAAAACGATCAGGGCTATGTCACCTCAAGCGCCTTTTCGCCGACGCTCGGCCATAAGATCGGTCTGGCGCTCGTCCGGCGCGGGCCGGAGCGCATCGGTGAGAAGGTGACGGTCTGGAACGGGCTGCACAATGAATACACCGATGCGGTGCTCTGCCATCCCGTCTTCATCGATCCCGAAAACGAGAAGCTCCATGCCTGA
- a CDS encoding sarcosine oxidase subunit delta — protein MASLISCPHCGVRPKEEFSIRGDAGLVRPAPDAGADAWFDYVYLRDNPRGRHSEYWHHSSGCRRWLIVERDTVTHAVHGVRDAALAKLGGEPA, from the coding sequence ATGGCAAGCCTGATTTCTTGTCCCCATTGCGGCGTCCGGCCCAAGGAGGAATTCTCGATCCGCGGCGATGCCGGCCTTGTCAGGCCGGCGCCGGACGCCGGTGCTGATGCCTGGTTCGACTATGTCTATCTGCGCGACAATCCGCGCGGCCGCCACAGCGAATATTGGCACCATTCCTCCGGATGCCGACGCTGGCTGATCGTCGAGCGCGATACCGTCACCCATGCGGTCCATGGCGTCAGGGATGCTGCCCTTGCGAAGCTCGGCGGAGAACCGGCATGA
- a CDS encoding sarcosine oxidase subunit beta family protein has translation MRYSALSIFLNGLRGNKGWAPAWRDPAPRPHYDVVIVGGGGHGLATAYYLAKEFGITNVAVLEKGYLGSGNIGRNTTIIRSNYLLPGNNPFYELSMKLWEGLEQDFNFNAMVSQRGVLNLFHSDAQRDAYTRRGNAMRLHGVDAELLDRQAVRKKLPFLDFDNARFPVMGGLYQPRGGTVRHDAVAWGYARGADSRGVDIITQCEVTGIRSENGRVTGVETSRGFIGCGKLALAAAGNSTVVADMAGLRLPIESHVLQAFVSEGLKPFIDNVVTFGAGHFYVSQSDKGGLVFGGDIDGYNSYAQRGNLASVEHVAEAGVAMIPSLSRVRYLRSWGGVMDMSMDGSPIIDRTHIDNLYLNAGWCYGGFKATPASGFCYAHLIARNTPHQTARAFRLDRFARGHQIDEKGVGAQPNLH, from the coding sequence ATGCGCTATTCCGCTCTTTCGATTTTTCTCAACGGCCTTCGCGGCAACAAAGGCTGGGCGCCAGCCTGGCGCGATCCCGCGCCGAGGCCGCATTACGACGTCGTCATCGTCGGTGGCGGCGGTCACGGTCTGGCCACCGCCTATTATCTCGCCAAGGAGTTCGGCATCACCAATGTCGCCGTGCTCGAAAAGGGCTATCTCGGCTCCGGCAATATCGGCAGGAACACCACGATCATCCGTTCCAACTACCTGTTGCCGGGCAACAATCCCTTCTACGAACTATCGATGAAGCTCTGGGAAGGCCTGGAGCAGGACTTCAACTTCAACGCCATGGTTTCGCAGCGCGGCGTGCTCAACCTCTTCCATTCCGATGCGCAGCGTGACGCCTATACGCGCCGCGGCAACGCCATGCGGCTGCACGGCGTCGATGCCGAGCTGCTCGACCGGCAGGCGGTGCGCAAGAAGCTTCCGTTCCTCGATTTCGACAATGCCCGTTTCCCGGTCATGGGTGGTCTATACCAGCCGCGCGGCGGCACGGTGCGCCACGACGCGGTCGCCTGGGGTTATGCCCGCGGCGCAGACAGCCGCGGCGTCGATATCATCACCCAGTGCGAAGTCACCGGCATCCGCAGCGAAAACGGTCGGGTGACCGGTGTCGAGACCAGCAGAGGCTTCATCGGCTGCGGCAAGCTGGCGCTGGCGGCGGCCGGCAATTCCACCGTCGTCGCCGATATGGCCGGCCTCCGCCTGCCGATCGAAAGCCATGTGCTGCAGGCCTTCGTCTCCGAAGGGCTGAAGCCCTTCATCGACAATGTCGTCACCTTCGGCGCCGGGCATTTCTACGTCTCCCAGTCCGACAAGGGCGGCCTCGTCTTCGGCGGCGATATCGATGGCTATAATTCCTATGCCCAGCGCGGCAATCTGGCTTCGGTCGAACATGTCGCCGAGGCCGGGGTTGCAATGATCCCGTCCCTGTCGCGCGTGCGCTACCTGCGCTCCTGGGGTGGGGTGATGGACATGAGCATGGACGGCTCGCCGATCATCGACCGCACCCATATCGATAATCTCTATCTCAACGCCGGCTGGTGTTACGGCGGCTTCAAGGCGACGCCCGCCTCCGGCTTCTGCTACGCCCATCTGATCGCCCGCAACACGCCGCATCAGACGGCGCGCGCCTTCCGGCTCGACCGTTTCGCGCGCGGCCATCAGATCGATGAAAAGGGCGTCGGCGCCCAGCCCAATCTGCACTGA
- a CDS encoding GlxA family transcriptional regulator — MSSPDNRNVQEIGFILIPGFALMSYASATEPLRAANLLAGREIYRLSIFSPDGAPALSSSGVSVPAEPLPARGSGLGTAFVCAGGLPRDWRYPGVLACLRQLAREGVRIGGISGGPYLMAAAGLLAGRDFTIHWEHAAALLEAFPDLTPRQARFMIDGNRITCGGGIAPLDMMHVLIAERMGPDFARRVSDWYLHTEVNEPAAPQRASLAERYGVHHPGLLSVLERMEETIEMPLGRAAMARIAGVTTRHLDRLFSAHLGTTFLDQYHRIRLQHAHRLLKQSPLSVSEIAVATGFSSLSHFSRMFRAAYGIAPREARRE, encoded by the coding sequence ATGTCCTCGCCCGATAACAGAAATGTCCAGGAGATCGGCTTTATCCTGATCCCCGGATTTGCGCTGATGTCCTATGCCTCGGCGACCGAGCCGCTGAGGGCGGCAAACCTTCTGGCCGGGCGGGAAATCTATCGCCTGTCGATCTTTTCGCCGGACGGCGCGCCGGCGCTCTCATCATCTGGCGTCAGCGTGCCGGCCGAACCTCTTCCGGCCAGGGGCTCCGGCCTCGGCACGGCCTTCGTCTGCGCCGGCGGCTTGCCGCGCGACTGGCGTTATCCCGGCGTGCTTGCCTGCCTGAGGCAGCTGGCGCGCGAAGGTGTGAGGATCGGCGGCATTTCGGGCGGTCCCTATTTGATGGCTGCCGCCGGACTGCTTGCCGGCCGCGATTTTACCATCCATTGGGAACATGCCGCCGCCCTTCTCGAGGCCTTCCCGGACCTCACGCCACGCCAGGCGCGTTTCATGATCGACGGCAACCGGATCACCTGCGGCGGCGGCATCGCGCCGCTCGACATGATGCATGTGCTGATCGCCGAGCGCATGGGACCGGATTTTGCCCGCCGCGTCAGCGACTGGTATCTTCACACCGAGGTCAACGAGCCCGCCGCCCCGCAGCGCGCCTCGCTCGCCGAGCGCTACGGCGTCCATCATCCGGGGCTGCTCAGCGTTCTCGAACGCATGGAGGAGACGATCGAGATGCCGCTCGGCCGCGCCGCCATGGCGCGCATCGCCGGCGTCACCACCCGCCATCTCGACCGGCTCTTTTCAGCCCATCTCGGCACCACCTTCCTCGATCAATATCACAGGATCAGGCTGCAGCATGCCCATCGCCTGCTGAAACAGAGCCCGCTTTCGGTCTCGGAAATTGCGGTCGCCACCGGCTTTTCCAGTCTCAGCCATTTTTCCCGGATGTTCCGCGCCGCCTACGGCATCGCTCCGCGCGAGGCGCGGCGGGAATAG